The Candidozyma auris chromosome 1, complete sequence genome includes a region encoding these proteins:
- a CDS encoding glucose-induced degradation complex subunit GID7, producing the protein MSRDFQLQLIRKTLEDLGHAPVADLLAKRIAASASTSASNQSAKDDQSSRIVAGDEPYSGSSGFSSTLDELIGVGNYNGVIGAFQSCNDEFDFANSRIQMTPAQKSTSVYLVHRFAFLEKIILKSFRQLEEAEAEGLVKLLQVDLTRAFNAIDSSARSSAATSNITSSLSRENEASLFFSLLMQTPLPDALESQILTPSVTLTELKYHKPLPLDAEAFIARVRNILSHHLHSILSSGKNDKASTSSSWSYHDIPANCFEDLIRHATLHKLSKSIYYLPPRTEPYLTDNLPMSMIFPSPLNHLSKDDLPIHLLHTLSDHSDEVWYSNFSPSGRFLATGSLDGTCNIYDVQNGFSLLAELDANAEDQESAFVSGSHKPALDKKKGIIYFCWEPHERYIVTCCLDTVIRVWRVENITQSKRITRSMDDTKLTSLVSCFTLGERMRTWPCEFLPYKKNATPHFIVGSPDKVLKVFTVDGTEVLDFYSDADEWSTILDDETPSSATQNVTSLTGSYIRSDPDVPASSGNDHTSGTNVDDSKSSAASSQQFKRINDFAITANGKVLITANNDKQVFFYRIPDLFDPAATTSRIASLSLNGRLTSCTVSANDRYMLLSIAPEELQLWDISPLERYEKPFLKQKFVGQSQATYMVRSCFGYLNVPENKEELILSGSDDGYIYIWKLETGQLVTRIRGHHGLCNSVAWNRFYKPTGQGKDYGLYWSSAGDDKLVKIWGPRNS; encoded by the coding sequence ATGTCTCGCGACTTCCAGCTTCAGCTCATCCGCAAGACTTTGGAAGACTTGGGCCATGCTCCTGTTGCCGATTTGTTAGCCAAGCGCATTGCCGCTTCGGCCTCCACCTCAGCTTCGAACCAATCCGCCAAGGACGACCAGTCGAGTAGAATCGTTGCTGGTGACGAGCCCTACTCAGGGTCCCTGGGCTTCCTGTCGACTTTGGACGAACTCATCGGGGTTGGAAATTACAATGGGGTGATTGGGGCGTTTCAATCGTGCAATGACGAGTTTGATTTCGCCAATTCTCGCATCCAGATGACTCCAGCCCAGAAATCAACGTCCGTCTACTTAGTCCACAGATTTGCATTCTTGGAAAAAATTATTCTCAAGTCCTTCAGGCaattggaagaagctgaagctGAAGGGCTCGTCAAGTTATTGCAAGTTGACCTAACACGGGCATTCAATGCAATTGACTCGTCTGCGAGAAGCCTGGCGGCAACCTCGAATATAACATCGTCTTTGTCCAGAGAAAATGAGGCCTCGCTatttttctccttgttgatgcAAACTCCTTTACCGGACGCCCTTGAACTGCAAATATTGACTCCCAGTGTCACATTGACTGAGCTCAAATATCACAAGCCACTTCCCCTTGACGCAGAAGCATTCATTGCCAGAGTGAGAAACATCCTTTCTCATCATTTGCACAGTATTTTGTCGTCAGGAAAGAATGATAAAGCATCGACGTCTTCTCTGTGGAGTTATCATGACATTCCTGCCAATTGCTTTGAGGATTTGATTCGTCACGCAACTCTACATAAATTGCTGAAGTCGATTTATTACCTACCCCCTAGAACGGAGCCTTATCTCACGGATAATTTGCCCATGTCTATGATCTTCCCGTCACCACTCAATCATTTGAGCAAAGATGATCTCCCCATACATCTCTTACATACGTTGTCGGATCACAGTGATGAAGTTTGGTATTCTAACTTCTCTCCCCTGGGTCGTTTCTTAGCAACGGGATCTTTGGACGGTACATGCAATATTTATGATGTCCAGAACGgtttctctcttcttgctgaaTTGGATGCTAATGCTGAGGATCAGGAAAGCGCATTCGTAAGCGGATCCCATAAACCTGCTCTTGATAAGAAAAAGGGCATCATTTACTTTTGCTGGGAACCCCATGAAAGATACATTGTGACTTGTTGCCTTGATACAGTCATAAGGGTATGGCGTGTGGAGAACATCACCCAGAGCAAACGCATCACAAGGTCTATGGATGATACGAAACTCACCTCGTTGGTATCATGTTTCACTCTCGGTGAGCGTATGCGGACATGGCCATGTGAATTCTTGCCCTATAAAAAGAATGCTACGCCCCATTTCATTGTCGGCTCCCCGGATAAGGTTCTAAAGGTTTTCACCGTTGATGGTACTGAGGTTTTGGATTTTTACAGTGATGCTGATGAATGGCTGACcatacttgatgatgaaacGCCTCTGTCAGCAACTCAGAATGTCACCAGCTTAACGGGTAGCTATATACGATCCGACCCTGACGTCCCTGCCTCATCGGGTAATGACCACACCAGTGGAACGAATGTTGATGACAGCAAAAGTTCTGCTGCGTCTCTGCAACAATTCAAACGCATAAACGACTTTGCGATCACCGCAAACGGTAAGGTCCTCATTACTGCGAATAACGATAAAcaggtttttttttataggATTCCAGACTTGTTTGATCCGGCAGCTACGACATCACGAATTGCCCTGTTGAGTCTCAATGGAAGATTAACATCGTGTACGGTGTCAGCTAACGACAGGTATATGTTGTTGAGTATAGCCCCCGAAGAATTGCAGTTGTGGGACATCTCACCATTGGAACGCTATGAGAAGCCGTTCTTAAAGCAGAAATTTGTCGGTCAAAGTCAAGCCACTTACATGGTGAGATCGTGTTTTGGATACCTTAATGTGCCAGAGAACAAGGAAGAGTTGATTCTAAGTGGAAGTGATGATGGTTATATCTACATTTGGAAATTAGAAACGGGCCAGCTTGTAACTCGAATCCGTGGACATCACGGTCTTTGCAATTCTGTTGCGTGGAACAGGTTCTACAAACCAACTGGTCAAGGTAAAGACTACGGCTTGTATTGGAGTTCTGCAGGAGACGATAAATTGGTCAAGATTTGGGGACCTAGGAATTCGTAA
- the PDI1 gene encoding protein disulfide isomerase PDI1 yields MKFWKFSTAAIATLLAVVSASGPTDGEASADPNSAVVKLTEKKFKSFLEENPLVLTEFFAPWCGYCKMLGPEFSKAADMLNESHPNIKLAQVDCTEEQDLCQKHDIRGYPTMKVMRGPFVQPDDYDGPRDAEGIANYMIKQSLPPVQLVEDASEFVKLTKKENQPLMVQVFPSNLHKKFQASNETYGELANEKRRTMSFFSIEDDAEIAKLDKAVSADLSKLNEPAYLVIHPNQLDDVRVFSGDINKEELTEFSVNAKVPYFGDINRETYLTYMSSPLPLGYYFYSHIDERAKVDKFFNDLGKKYVGKINFVGLDASQYGRHAEVLNMNPDIVPLFAIQDNSNSRKYGLDQTEHPNGPSTKDIEKFVEDFLAGKVDPIIKSEPLPTEEEIANQAVVKLVSHNYDDVLKDTSKDVFIKYYAPWCGHCKKLAPIWEELAEIYESKNDDSQVVIAHIDHTLNDVDTPIPIEGYPTLIFYPANGKVDPKTGIREHHLYTDGRDLESLMAYIKKKGLGVDGEKLKAEKQIIEEEADEEDVAPKEKAEHDEL; encoded by the coding sequence ATGAAGTTTTGGAAATTTTCCACCGCCGCTATTGCTACCCTCCTTGCTGTGGTCTCTGCCAGTGGTCCAACTGACGGCGAGGCCTCCGCTGATCCAAATTCTGCTGTTGTCAAGttgacagagaagaaatttAAGAGTttccttgaagaaaaccCATTGGTCTTGACTGAGTTCTTTGCCCCATGGTGTGGCTACTGTAAGATGTTGGGCCCCGAATTCTCCAAGGCTGCCGACATGTTGAACGAGTCCCACCCCAACATCAAATTGGCCCAGGTGGACTGTACCGAGGAGCAAGACTTGTGTCAGAAGCACGACATCAGAGGCTACCCAACCATGAAGGTCATGAGGGGCCCATTCGTTCAGCCAGACGACTACGATGGTCCTCGTGATGCCGAGGGAATCGCCAACTACATGATCAAACAATCCCTTCCACCCGTTCAGTTGGTCGAGGACGCCTCTGAGTTCGTCAAACTtaccaagaaggagaatcAACCTCTTATGGTGCAGGTGTTCCCATCTAACTTGCACAAAAAATTCCAGGCTCTGAATGAGACCTACGGCGAGTTGGCTaacgagaagagaagaaccATGTCATTTTTCTCCATCGAAGATGATGCAGAAATTGCTAAGCTCGATAAGGCCGTTAGCGCGGATTTGTCGAAGTTAAATGAGCCTGCCTACTTGGTGATCCACCCCAATCAATTGGATGACGTCAGAGTGTTTTCTGGtgacatcaacaaagaggAGTTGACCGAGTTTTCTGTCAACGCTAAAGTCCCATATTTTGGCGATATTAACAGAGAGACATATTTGACTTACATGTCCTCCCCCTTGCCTTTGGGTTACTACTTCTATTCTCACATCGACGAGAGAGCCAAAGTtgacaagttcttcaatgatttgGGTAAGAAGTACGTTGGTAAGATCaattttgttggtttgGATGCTTCTCAATACGGTCGTCATGCCGAAGTCTTGAATATGAATCCTGACATTGTTCCTTTGTTCGCTATTCAGGACAACTCGAACAGCAGAAAGTACGGTCTCGACCAGACGGAGCACCCTAACGGCCCCTCAACCAAGGATATCGAGAAGTTTGTTGAGGACTTCTTGGCCGGCAAGGTGGACCCAATCATCAAGTCCGAGCCATTGCCAACCGAAGAGGAGATCGCCAATCAAGCAGTCGTCAAGTTAGTCTCTCACAACTACGACGATGTTCTCAAGGATACCAGCAAAGACGTTTTCATCAAATATTATGCTCCATGGTGCGGTCACtgcaagaagttggccCCAATTTGGGAGGAGTTGGCTGAGATCTACGAATCAAAGAACGACGACTCTCAGGTTGTCATTGCACACATTGACCACACATTGAATGATGTTGACACGCCAATCCCGATCGAGGGTTACCCAACTCTCATTTTCTATCCTGCCAATGGTAAGGTCGACCCAAAGACTGGTATCAGAGAGCATCACCTTTACACCGACGGCAGAGACTTGGAATCTTTGATGGCCTacatcaaaaagaagggCTTGGGAGTCGATGGTGAGAAATTGAAAGCTGAGAAGCAGATTATCGAGGAGGAGgctgatgaagaggatgttgctccaaaagagaaggcTGAGCACGACGAGTTGTAA
- the FGR10 gene encoding Fgr10p: MAFLVIHVGAGNHPESQKEDYKRLLRTALRSRSFVQSSAIIERSPLTNTGYGSSLDRFGKASCDCTLVQSTDGAVDVLSLLGVDDKTSPTRECVQVKKKIDDEFSSVDKLGLSKPTVLQYEKIRDQFGTGESSSLVSSNSKALYEKYKNLTSAPIESIQDTIGVLHWDKKLSMATSSGGTFLKFPGRVSCAGIYGSGIAHIEMENLSISCMCSGNGDDIIKIRLASIVADNLLQSHKKEKWPEYPKVIVDSIIEQSRHASLSGLNDKSEPIIYVGVLAVIRIGERATLIYCHSTESFYFGFSNFKGEREIVLSRQLDKSHIGSFVSGQYKL; this comes from the coding sequence ATGGCCTTTTTGGTAATCCATGTTGGCGCAGGAAATCATCCAGAGTCCCAAAAAGAGGATTATAAGCGTCTTCTAAGGACTGCCCTTCGCTCTCGATCGTTTGTTCAAAGTAGCGCTATCATTGAGAGATCACCACTCACAAACACAGGCTAcggctcttctttggatAGGTTTGGGAAGGCGTCTTGTGATTGCACGTTGGTGCAGTCCACTGATGGAGCTGTTGATGTTCTATCGCTCCTAGGCGTGGATGATAAAACGTCACCCACAAGGGAATGTGTtcaggtgaagaagaaaattgaCGATGAATTCTCGTCTGTTGATAAGCTCGGTCTACTGAAACCCACAGTTCTCCAATACGAGAAGATTAGGGACCAATTCGGTACTGGCGAGAGTTCCTCCTTGGTTCTGTCCAACTCAAAGGCATTGTAtgagaagtacaagaaCTTAACCAGTGCGCCTATAGAGTCAATTCAGGACACCATTGGTGTGCTTCACTGGGACAAAAAATTGTCCATGGCAACATCATCAGGAGGAACGTTCTTGAAATTTCCTGGACGAGTTAGCTGTGCTGGAATATATGGCAGCGGCATAGCTCATATAGAGATGGAAAACTTATCCATAAGTTGCATGTGTTCTGGGAACGGAGACGATATTATCAAGATTAGGCTAGCTAGTATTGTCGCAGATAACCTTTTGCAATCAcacaagaaagagaagtgGCCGGAATACCCAAAGGTCATAGTTGACAGCATTATAGAACAGAGTAGGCACGCCAGTCTATCTGGACTCAATGATAAGAGCGAGCCAATTATATACGTTGGTGTGCTAGCTGTGATCCGGATTGGAGAAAGAGCTACGTTGATATACTGCCATAGCACTGAGTCGTTTTACTTTGGCTTTCTGAACTTTAAAGGCGAACGAGAAATCGTCTTGAGCAGGCAGCTAGATAAGTCACACATAGGAAGTTTCGTAAGCGGACAATACAAATTATGA
- the RPL24A gene encoding 60S ribosomal protein eL24, with translation MKIEIDSFSGSKIYPGRGTLFVRGDSKIFRFQSSKSASLFHQRKNPRRIAWTVLYRRHHKKGISEETSKKRTRRTVKHQRPIVGASLEQIREKRNQKPAERKATREERLKKAKEVAKLRKAERKEQAAKSAAQGAQGKVSKAQQKGAFQKVHATSR, from the coding sequence ATGAAGATCGAAATCGACTCCTTCTCAGGTTCCAAGATTTACCCAGGTAGAGGTACCTTGTTCGTCAGAGGTGACTCCAAGATTTTCAGATTCCAGTCCTCCAAGTCTGCCTCTTTGTTCCACCAGAGAAAGAacccaagaagaattgCTTGGACTGTCTTGTACAGAAGACACCACAAGAAGGGTATCTCTGAGGAGACTTCTAAGAAGAGAACCAGAAGAACCGTGAAGCACCAGAGACCTATTGTTggtgcttctttggagcagatcagagagaagagaaaccaGAAGCCAGCTGAGAGAAAGGCTACCAGAGaggagagattgaagaaggctAAGGAGGTTGCTAAGCTCAGAAAGGCCGAGAGAAAGGAGCAGGCTGCCAAGTCTGCTGCCCAGGGTGCTCAGGGTAAGGTCTCCAAGGCCCAGCAGAAGGGTGCTTTCCAGAAGGTCCACGCCACCTCTCGTTAA
- the RPL30 gene encoding 60S ribosomal protein eL30 produces MAPKSKNTDNVNAKLGLVMKSGKYTLGYKSTVKALRAGKAKLIIIAGNTPVLRKSELEYYAMLSKTQVYYFAGGNNELGTVCGKLFRVGTMAILDVGDSDILSAI; encoded by the exons ATG GCCCCAAAAAGTAAGAACACTGACAACGTCAACGCCAAGTTGGGCTTGGTTATGAAGTCCGGTAAGTACACCTTGGGCTACAAGTCTACCGTCAAGGCCTTGAGAGCCGGTAAGGCTAAATTGATCATCATTGCTGGTAACACCCCAGTCTTGAGAAAGTCTGAGTTGGAATACTACGCTATGTTGTCGAAGACCCAGGTTTACTACTTCGCTGGTGGTAACAACGAGTTGGGTACCGTCTGCGGTAAGTTGTTCAGAGTCGGTACCATGGCCATTTTGGACGTTGGTGACTCTGACATTTTGTCTGCTATCTAA
- the SPC34 gene encoding Spc34p — translation MTRLGDILASIEASCDTMNKLDFGPPGIFTNAIINKPDVTSLIRDPSEAESSVYKIVKGNGLGSSTLRQKDEGSGVEMLVDLQPRRIDGKSVFEEFEENDSGAVVRVPRLVDVTEDDTPFESMSSPTKRKVLSQYKLISTAVLESEDFDIIFKSTSDVVSKHPNIVSDTDVSERLERIRREYFTLLEETRKLEDDVRKQKEDLGAHGESVFEFGSPGRDVDDLIRQEEDLIKDLEEDLEAIQA, via the coding sequence ATGACTCGATTAGGCGACATATTAGCCTCTATAGAGGCTCTGTGTGATACTATGAATAAACTAGATTTCGGTCCGCCTGGGATTTTCACCAATGCTATAATAAACAAGCCAGATGTCACTTCACTAATACGCGATCCGTCGGAAGCAGAGCTGAGTGTCTACAAGATAGTCAAAGGCAATGGCCTTGGAAGCCTGACGCTACGGCAAAAGGACGAGGGGAGTGGTGTTGAAATGCTTGTTGATTTGCAACCTCGAAGGATTGACGGAAAAAGTGTATTTGAAGAGTTCGAGGAGAATGATTCTGGGGCAGTGGTACGGGTACCACGTCTCGTCGATGTAACTGAAGACGATACACCATTCGAATCGATGTCTTCGCCAACGAAAAGGAAGGTGTTGAGTCAATATAAGCTCATTTCGACGGCGGTTTTGGAATCTGAGGATTTTGATATCATTTTTAAAAGTACCAGTGATGTGGTACTGAAGCATCCTAACATAGTGAGTGACACTGATGTCAGCGAGAGGCTTGAAAGGATAAGGCGTGAGTATTTCACgcttttggaagaaacGAGGAAGCTAGAAGATGATGTTCggaaacaaaaagaagacctTGGTGCACATGGGGAAAGCGTCTTCGAGTTTGGGTCACCGGGGCGCGATGTGGACGACTTGATAAGACAAGAGGAGGACCTCATCAAAGATCTTGAGGAAGACCTTGAGGCAATCCAAGCATAA